In Acidobacteriota bacterium, a genomic segment contains:
- a CDS encoding abhydrolase domain-containing 18, with translation MLRRYMHNRERYFAMLNDNREVRPFEWGLEFIAPEANGGDPATEFAAAAKRIVENSDDYFSLPAEIDFSIERRLYPSAASLSAAELSGPVKQVEMPIVTWPSALETPSAENNTAFGAYFPHPDKRAAVIVLPHWNAKAGTYFDLCKFFNRVGLSALRLTLPYHEERMPPELERADHLVSSNIGRSLQSIRQAVLDTRAAVKWLRGQGYERIGVVGTSIGSCVAFLAFVHDLDIDAVVFNHVSGYMADVVWHGLSTYHVREGIEGSISLDQLREFWMPVSPMAYLEKLALLPPRPQRYIYTLYDLSFPVHLTRDTMNALRRHSIRHSKAAIPCGHYTLGEKPWVYIDGYKIIRFLHKHLR, from the coding sequence ATGCTGCGGCGGTACATGCACAACCGGGAGCGATACTTCGCGATGCTCAATGACAATCGCGAGGTCCGGCCTTTTGAATGGGGCCTCGAGTTCATTGCGCCCGAGGCCAACGGCGGTGACCCCGCTACCGAGTTTGCCGCCGCGGCCAAGCGGATCGTCGAGAACAGCGACGACTATTTCTCGCTGCCGGCGGAGATCGATTTCAGCATCGAGCGGCGGCTTTATCCTTCGGCCGCATCGCTGAGTGCCGCCGAGCTTTCCGGGCCCGTCAAGCAGGTCGAGATGCCGATCGTCACCTGGCCGAGTGCTCTTGAGACGCCGTCGGCTGAGAACAACACCGCCTTTGGTGCTTATTTTCCGCATCCGGATAAGCGGGCGGCGGTCATTGTGCTCCCGCACTGGAACGCAAAGGCCGGCACTTACTTCGACCTCTGCAAGTTCTTTAATCGCGTCGGCCTCTCGGCCCTGCGGCTGACGCTTCCCTACCACGAAGAGCGGATGCCACCCGAACTTGAGCGGGCCGATCATCTCGTTTCGTCGAACATCGGCCGCTCGCTGCAATCGATCCGGCAGGCGGTGCTCGATACTCGTGCGGCGGTCAAGTGGCTCCGCGGGCAGGGCTACGAACGGATCGGAGTTGTCGGCACGAGCATCGGTTCCTGTGTCGCATTTCTCGCTTTTGTTCATGACCTTGATATCGACGCCGTCGTCTTCAACCACGTCTCGGGTTATATGGCGGATGTCGTCTGGCACGGGCTCTCGACCTATCACGTCCGCGAGGGAATCGAAGGCAGCATCTCGCTTGATCAGCTTCGCGAGTTCTGGATGCCGGTCTCGCCGATGGCTTATCTCGAAAAGCTCGCCCTCCTGCCGCCCCGCCCGCAGCGTTATATCTACACGCTCTACGACCTCAGCTTCCCCGTCCACCTGACACGCGACACGATGAACGCCCTCCGCCGCCACAGCATCCGCCACAGCAAAGCCGCCATCCCCTGCGGCCATTACACGCTCGGCGAAAAGCCCTGGGTCTACATCGATGGCTACAAGATCATCCGCTTTCTGCATAAGCACCTGCGTTAA